From one Humulus lupulus chromosome 8, drHumLupu1.1, whole genome shotgun sequence genomic stretch:
- the LOC133798652 gene encoding DAR GTPase 3, chloroplastic codes for MAIQLSGHCLPNFPKVAGNFFQTQTKPKHSFSTILSARASLSSTPPTIQIVGGKTPNFYIHESSNSISSRVEDDWVDLDTDLYHWTKALRPVQWYPGHIAKTEKELKEQLKLMDVVIEVRDGRIPMSTSHPQMDAWLGNKNRILVLNREDMISTADRNAWADYYARQGTKVVFANGQHGMGAMKLGRLAKALAAGVNVKRRAKGLLPRPVRAGIVGYPNVGKSSLINRLLKRRMCPAAPRPGVTRVLKWVRFGNDLELLDSPGIIPMRISDQSSAIKLAVCDDIGERSYNFPDVAAILVQMLTKLPSVGIEVLQNRYKIDADGQCGRRFVHKLANHLFNGDDNQAAFRILSDFRKGRFGWIALERPPR; via the exons ATGGCTATTCAACTCTCCGGCCACTGCCTTCCTAACTTTCCCAAAGTTGCTGGGAATTTTTTTCAGACCCAAACCAAACCAAAGCACTCATTCTCTACAATTCTCTCAGCAAGAGCGTCACTTTCGTCTACACCTCCCACTATCCAG aTTGTTGGTGGGAAAACTCCAAATTTTTATATACATGAAAGTTCTAATTCAATTAGCTCCCGAGTTGAGGATGACTGGGTTGATCTTGATACAGATCTTTATCACTGGACTAAAGCTCTTCGACCTGTTCAG TGGTATCCTGGTCATATTGCAAAAACAGAAAAAGAACTTAAAGAACAACTCAAGTTGATGGACGTTGTGATCGAGGTGCGAGATGGCAGAATTCCCATGTCCACTAGTCATCCACAG ATGGATGCATGGCTTGgtaataaaaatagaattttggtgTTGAATAGAGAAGATATGATATCTACAGCAGACCGGAATGCTTGGGCAGATTATTATGCAAGGCAGGGAACTAAAGTTGTCTTTGCAAATGGCCAACATGGAATG GGAGCCATGAAGCTAGGCCGGTTAGCCAAGGCATTAGCTGCAGGTGTAAATGTCAAACGTAGAGCCAAAGGACTGCTTCCTCGTCCA GTTCGAGCTGGAATAGTTGGGTATCCAAATGTGGGAAAGTCTTCTTTGATCAACCGATTGTTGAAGCGCCGGATGTGTCCAGCAGCTCCAAGACCTGGTGTTACAAGAGTATTGAA GTGGGTTCGGTTTGGGAATGATCTTGAATTGCTAGACTCTCCTGGTATAATTCCTATGAGGATTAGTGATCAGTCTTCTGCAATAAAGCTTGCCGTATGTGACGACATTGGAGAAAGATCCTATAATTTTCCTGATGTTGCTGCAATTCTTGTACAGATGCTGACAAAGCTTCCGTCAGTAG GTATAGAAGTTCTTCAGAATCGATACAAGATTGATGCGGATGGCCAATGTGGTAGAAG ATTTGTTCACAAGCTTGCAAATCACTTGTTCAATGGTGACGATAACCAAGCAGCGTTTCGTATCTTGTCAGATTTTCGGAAAGGCAGGTTTGGTTGGATCGCGTTAGAACGGCCACCACGGTAA